TCGATTTTATTAAACATTCTCTCAGAAGCTTCACCATCTGTTCTCGACCGATCACGTAAATTCCTGCGCTTGGGACAGAGCAAGAAGACGTTCCATCACTTCTTGTCGCTGTTCTGTTCGCCACCTGCATTATAACATTAGTCGGCAGATGATTCTGAATCATACATAACATTCTAGAAATATCTAACTCACAGAGATTAAATCTTGTTGACCCTTGATAGTGAATCTAGTGACAGCATTTGTGGAATCAACTTCCATGAAACCGAAACCAAAGTCATGGTCTGTAACAGAGCTTAGTCCAACAATGGTTATATCCGCTCTGCTTCTTCTATGATCTTCGATTAGCATCTTATAATCCATTTTGTATAGATGATGCCCAGGAAGAACCAAGAACTCTGTAACTGGAAACTCTTCAAATACCCACAAGCATCTTCTTATCGCATCAGCAGTTCCCTTTTGTTAACATACATAGAGATAAAGATTTCGTGAAGAACACGAAACAGATCTAAAAACAGGGGAAaagggattttaaagttttactAAACCTGAAACCATCCTTGATCTTCTAGGCTCTGATAAGCGGCAATGACTTCAACGAATCTGTCTTTTCCGAGTCCAAATCCACTGTAAGCTTTGGAGAGATGTGAATTGAGAGAAGTGGAATTAAACTGAGTGATTGCATAGATCTTGGTGATGCCACTGTTGATGCAATTACTGATGACTGCATCAATAAGTCTATAGTTTGCTGCAATAGGGATTGCTCCTTTGGATCTTGTTTTGGTAAGTGGATAAAGCTCAGAATCTGATCCTCCTCCGAACACAATGGCCGCAACACTCTGGTTCAAAGGAAGGTGCTGAGAGTTTGAAACAGAGAGGTTTGGAATGAAAAGCTGCTTCAAGTTATAGTTATGTCTCCATTGATGATGATCACTAGTCGATCTTACCATATGGAGATTGGTAAATTTGgtaataaaagaagaagaagaaatctgcATTTTCGATTATGAGCAGAGATgattcaagaaacaagaaaattggGTTTGAGATTTGAGGAGATAAAGTGctcgtttttgttttcgagATTGAAACGTGTGATGGTGAAAATCGTCCGACATTTTCTGTTCCAGACATATTTTAGCTTTGCCTTTGCTTGTGAAACTATATCTTCTTAAAACCTCTTTAACTTGTCCTGTCTCTTAAGATTTGATTcctagcttcttcttcttcttcttttttttttttttttgttcgttatTTTAAAGAGGCATATTCTTATATTCGATCTAAGCTAATTACAAcagcaaaagagagaagaaaacgaaaaaaggaGATCTAGGAGaagtttgaaaaagaaaattcgtAGGTTTTGAGATGAAGTGTCTGTATCACATGAATCATGTGCAAGTGTGAAACTCATATAAatcttataataaatatttttaaattagtttcatagatatataagaaatattcaaatatttgatacaaaaatattaaatccaTTAAACTTTTTCTATCTTATGCAAAAGCAAACATTTTTACCAACCAATTTTTAACCATAgcttatagtttttttatatgctTATGTATTTTTTGTCTAGGCGCAATTAGTTTTCGTCGTTTTAAAAAGTGAACActcaagatatatatttttaaaataaatagtaaaattaacatagttttagttaagaatttattaattattttctgaaaGTTTAAGCgttaaaattgttttgaattttggtgaaaatcgttattatttttaaaaaatgagtTTAAGTGTTAAATCTATATTACGCGAAAACCATATTGGACTTCAAACACCAGCTTACGGACCAACTAAGGACATGATGCGTAGGTACGGTTAGTTTTCGacgtttttaaaattgaacacttaaaccaatttttaaaattaatattgaaattaacatagtttgagtttaatgtttttaaaagtttaaacgtttaaaatcgttttaaattttacagaaaattattcttattttttaaaattgaatttaagTGTTAAATCTATATTACGCGAAAACCATATAGAACTTCGAACACCACTTACGGACCAACTAAGGACATGATGCCTAGGCGCAGTTAGTTTTCGacgtttttaaaatttaatacttAAACTAGTTTTTAAGAAGTTTTAACATGGTTTTCGttgaaaatatgttatttattatttaaatattttagtgaATTAAAATGGGAAATTCGTTTCAtcaagaagaaggaaagttTGGTGgctgcaaaaaaaagaaaaggaaactgATCACAACGGTTAGAAAAGTGACCGTTACTGTTATTTTTTACTGCAGAACAATTATTTAttagagaaaattaattattactaaactaaaatcattaataatatcaaatattcaaTGAAGCAAAAACCTAAACACAATCTCGAGACTCCTAATGAGAATTTGAATCTAAATAAAACGAAGCTGAtgatatattcttaattaaaaaaaaaacccatagAACCTCCCTAAAAACACACACCCGAGCTTACTTGTGCACCAATCCATCATTAGCTTTGTCTTTGATCGTTAACCGGACTCAGTTGGCGTAAGAGGAACCATAGCGAGATTGAGCTGGTCATCAAAGTGGAAAGACCAGATGCGAATCTCATTGCCTTCCTTTAGACGGCATCCTTTGACCACATTATACCGCCCTGAAACCAAAATGTATAGAGGAGAGGTCCCCATGTTCCATCTCCTCAAATTCAACATATATTCCCTTCGATCAAAATTTACGAGTATCACGTCTACTCCTTCTTCACGTTCCTTATTGGCATGTTCTTCTATGATCCTTTTTTCGTCGGGGTTCAAGAATTCAAAATCTATGATCTGGCTGAAAGGCATGGAGAGACGACGGTGATGTGGTTTGACATTGGTTGCAGTCAGTTCTTTATTTATGACATTTATAGGATTTTCTCCGTACTTTACCCTCATCAACCGCACCAGCCACTCCGGTGTTGGCTCTCTCGTCCCAGAAGAAGATGCTCCTGCATCAAAACGACAGTTGGCCTTGCGTGTTGCTATCTTaggtttttcttctgttgGTGGGAGCAAAAGAGGACATCTCTTGCGCTTTGATGTAGATTTCGTTTGTGGTCCATCAATAATATTGGCTTTAGGAGGGTCCTCTTTAGTCACATACTCCTCTGGTGCACTAGGTAGAGATAGGAATCCTCAAGGTTCTCTTCCTTAGTGGAACTTGAATGAAAACTCTGGCTTCCCTCTCTATTGCCTCCAAAACACTCTGTTTCGTCTCCACAGGCAGTGAATGGCTCATCATGAATAGCACCCATGGTGcaccttcttcctcttctcgaCTAACCATCGTTTATCCTTCTCGTACGTGTCTTAAACGCCTAATTAATATGccaacacacacacatatatatatatatagggcAAGAGTTCTCCCAATTCTATCAGGATTTGGAGGAGGTCAAATAGCCtaagcttttttcttctgttcctATAATCTATATGGGATTAGCTAGAGAAGCGAATTTCGAGATTatccacttttttttaaaaaagaaaaattgttttccttcgtttttaatgaataaaacaaattctagtgttagcaaaacaaaagattagggtttaaggtttagctATAAGCCTATAAGGGTTTTTCAATTGGTTAAAAGAGATATTCAAAGGTCTTGTTTTGCTTACGGGATAATCCATATTAAATTAAACCACTCacctaaaactaaaaccacaCACTCTCTTCCTCTTACATTTCTGTAGCTTATTTCTTACAGCTCACGTAACAAAAAGAAACGGTCATGATTCGTTGCACTCACATAAGGTAAATAAGGAAACCGAGTCTGACTTATATACTGTATGCCTCTGAGAGACAAAAACAGAGCCGGTATTGTGTAAGTTTTTCCGGTTTGGTACATTTTTCTCTAAACCAAAATGACATGGACCAAGTGGTAAAAAATCACACAGAACCGGTAGAAACTTTGTTGAGAAAATCTCTGTTGCCAAAGCATCATCATCTCTAATGTAGTAGATCCGTCGAGAGTAAGAACTCTGACTAGAAAAATATGGAAAGAGATAATGGAAAACGTGACTGAATAAAATTCGATTTGTTTATACAATAACAAACCCACGTTTGTAGACTTGGAAAAGAGAcaccttttatttttttttatgaactCTTTGGTGCTAGATCATAATTGTATTCCAAAAGTTTTTTCTGTTGTGTGTAAAAAGCCCGGATTTAGAGAgagatttagttttttttttttttccggcaCTTGGGTCCTTCAAAGTCTCCGCCTTCTGCCGTGTTGAAGTTCGATGGCGATAGGAGACCGCAAGAAGATTATCATCGATACTGATCCTGGAATCGGTATATACTTATCTCCTTTTCATTGGATTCGATTTGGATCTCTGTTTCTCTACTGTCATTGCCCAATATCTTTGAATCTTCTCGgatttagaaaattttgggttttactGGATTCTCTCCACTTAGTGGAACTACTTGGTTTTACTGAATCTTGGTTTACGAAAACTCTGGGAAATTAGAgatctgagtttttttttaagcgTTTGACTTTACTTAAGAGAGCTATCATGAGTTTATTCTCACTGGATTTGATGATGTTGTAGATGATGCAATGGCGATATTCGTAGCTTTAAATTCACCTGAAGTTGATGTCATTGGCCTCACTACTATCTTTGGAAACGTGTATACCACTCTCGCCACTCGAAACGCCTTGCATTTGGTACCATTTCTACACCATTTTTCTCATATGGATCTCATTACGAAAATGAAGTCAATAACATTTCTTGGTTGATCTAATCATCATTGTTCTATATGCATATCTACTAGTTGGAGGTTGCGGGTAGGACCGATATTCCGGTGGCTGAAGGAACACATAAAACCTTCTTGGTATGTTTCCACTTTATGGCctttgatatgtttttgtgAGAAAGATGGATGCTATGTAATGTGTTTGAGAttcaatatatgttttctagatctttagtaagaataataattCACACAAATGTGTTTAGTTCCAATCTGTGTTATAAATCAAATGGTAAGTTATATTGTGTCTTTTTCACATGTCATACCACTTAGATTTTTTAGCATTGATAACTTgttgtcttttcttctctaaagAACGATACGAAGCTTCGAATAGCTGACTTTGTTCATGGAAAAGATGGGCTTGGCAACCAAAACTTCCCTCCACCTAAAGGAAAACCAATTGAAAAGTCTGGACCTGAGTTTTTAGTTGAACAAGCAAAGCTTTGCCCTGGTGAAATCACGGTTGTTGCTTTGGGACCACTAACAAATCTCGCGTTGGTAAGACTTTCTCATCCGCAATTTTTATATTCCGGTTCTTACTTATCTCTGTTCCTATCATCTTATCGGAGATTTCATTACCTTGATAATGCAGGCTGTTCAGCTTGATCCAGAGTTTTCGAAAAATGTCGGACAAATTGTTCTTCTTGGTGGAGCATTTGCAGTAAACGGAAATGTAAATCCAGCTTCGGAAGCTAATGTAAGTTCCTTCACCCGTTAAAGTAATGTGATATtcatacacataacacatCACTTTCTATCAAAAACtcttcttttagttttcaCATCTGTTTAACCAATTTTTTGGTTAGGGTAGATTTTTGGCGATCCCGAAGCTGCAGATATTGTGTTCACATGTGGGGCCGATATAATTGCTGTGGGAATCAATGTGACCCATCAAGTTATTATGACAGGTTATCTTGGATaatcttttttccttatttgatgttttatattgaaaatatacaaatgCTGTCAACAGAACCGTGATGATCCTGATTGTTGCCTTTATGGCTCGAGGTTTTCATTACTTGTTGCGACCAAGAACATAATTTAGTTAAACAGAGCTTTCTAATGGCTTTTTTCCCGGTGTTTCTGCTGGATTTAGCTGATGACAAGGACAAACTAGCATCATCGAAGGGGAAATTAGCTCAATATCTCTGTAAAATCCTTGATGTGTACTATGATTATCATCTCACGGCTTACGAAATCAAAGGTACGATAATGATAATCATTTGTATGTGTGTTTATTTCATTTGGTAATAAGTTCAGTTgtacacaaaattatataacaagaATTTCCACGACTACGTATTTTTATCTTaacctcttcttttttgtgtgtgtgtggggCAGGTGTGTACCTTCATGATCCTGCGACGATCCTTGCGGCTTTCCTTCCTTCTCTATTCACTTATACAGAAGGAGTTGCTAGAGTGCAGACAAGTGGTATCACTAGGGGACTCACTTTACTGTACAACAATCTTAAGAGGTAAGTTTTTTTCATACATACAAtacaaacattcaaaatagacagttgtgttatatataatagaGGATGTAAATGTCATGTGTGGTGATGGAAAAAAACTTGTTGTTGTGATGTGAACCAGGTTTGAGGAAGCGAACGAGTGGTCAGACAAACCAACGGTAAAAGTGGCAGTGACGGTTGATGCTCCTGCAGTCGTGAAGCTCATAATGGATAGGCTTATGGAGTCTTAAACCATCTTGGGTCGTTAATTagttatctctttctctttgatgtTTCACTATTGCGAGCCATTTCTCTTGTTAAAAATAAGGCTCCTCTTGCtgcattatttatttattgtttaatcTTTATTAAAACGAATATTATTATGTTACCAATTACCAATAATAAAGTTAAGATTTTTCCTCCGATTCCATGACTCTTCTACTACATTCAAATCTGTCACATGATTGTCCCACTTGATCCTAGTAAGGAACATGACAAGTAGTAACATTTAAGACATTTTGATATTAACTACAACAGCTGGAATAGAAGAAATCTTGAGAAAAGTCGTTACACATTCATTACTTAACTGACGAATGATATtatgtgaaaagaaaacattaataGTACTATCTTAAGATAAAAAATGCAATTATGAAATTTCATATTGCCTGCcaattgaaaaataatgttaCCTATTGTTGAAATAAGATGCCATGCATTCGCATTTTGCACGATCTGCAtgtaaataattaacaataaaaaaaaacgagagaaATCAGAAAACTAAAGGAcctaataataaattaataaaaataaaacaaaggaacGTGACAAGGACTGagagtataaatatataataattatctgtctctctctctctcaacttTGACTGCGTCTTCCTTGGagaatcacaaaacaaaaacattcgtttttttgttgttgttgttgttgttgtttctcttGAGAAGCtctctgaagaagaagactcatGGAAACCAACAAAGACCAAGACTTTCGCTTCCGTACACTTGTCGTCTTCAtatttctctctccctcttctcttctctttctctctctctctctcccaccACCACGACGTGCTCTCCTCTCATTATCattctctctcactctcccttttctcttcttcaccattcGTCCCCATTCCCATATTCTCTCGTTCTTGAATTCCTCTGATTGTCGATGGATTCGCTAAttatcgaagaagaagacgaagaggcGTTGGCCACGCTCGTCCCTGTTCCTCCGCGGCGTAAAACGCATTCCTATAGCCTACAATTCGATCACAAGCCTCACCATCAGATCCGCAAACACAGCCTGGACGAGGTTCCTAGATCCGCTACATTAGCATCCGAAGCCGTTTATTTCGATTCCTCCGACGACGAATTCTCCACCGGAGGTAACATCACAGAAAACGCCGCTGATGAAACCAACGCCGGAGCTGAGGAGTACACCATCGTTAATCCTCCTCCCAATGTCGGTCTTGGGGATGACGACACCGAGCCATTACCTGAATTTATCGGCGCTGGTGGCGGTTCCGGGATATTTAAGGTCCCGGTGCGCGCGGCGGTGCATCCCGGACGTCCGCCGTGTCTTGAGCTGAGGCCGCATCCGTTGAGGGAGACGCAGACTGGGAGATTCTTGAGGAACATTGCTTGTACGGAGACGCAGCTTTGGGCTGGTCAAGAGAATGGTATCaggttttggaatttggaagATGCGTATGAGGCTGGGTGTGGGATTGGTGGCCAGGTCCCGCGAGGGGATGAGGATACGGCGCCGTTTCATGAGTCTGTTACTACTTCTCCAACAATGTGTTTGGTGGCTGACCAAAGCAACAAGCTTTTGTGGAGTGGTCACAAGGATGGCAAAATCCGGGCTTGGAAGATGGATCAGAGCTCTGTTtctcatgatgatgatgattctgatCCTTTCAAGGAGCGTGTCTCCTGGCTAGCTCATCGTGGTCCTGTCAATTCCATTGTCATTAGCTCTTATGGTTAGTTGTTTTTGCTTTAGACTATGATTGATTGATCTGAAAAATATGTTCTTTCTCTAATCTTGCTTATGCTTGTGGTTGTGATGTAGGTGATATGTGGTCATGTTCTGAAGGAGGTGTTATAAAAATATGGCCTTGGGATACGTTAGAGAAATCTCTGCTGCTTAAACCGGAGGAGAAACACATGGCTGCTCTATTAGTGGAGAGATCTGCCATTGACCTAAGGAGCCAAGTTACTGTAAATGGGACATGTAGCATATCTTCCTCAGAAGTCAAGTTTTTGTTAGCTGATTCAGTAAGAGCTAAAGTGTGGGCTGTGCAGTCACTCTCATTCTCAATCTGGTAAGTaggcttttatttttctcacatTGGTTGAAGGACTGGGTCTTTTCAGTCACTTGTTGATGATCATTATGAGAGATTTATGTGCGCAGGGATGCTCGGAGTAAAGACC
This sequence is a window from Arabidopsis thaliana chromosome 1 sequence. Protein-coding genes within it:
- the URH2 gene encoding uridine-ribohydrolase 2 (uridine-ribohydrolase 2 (URH2); FUNCTIONS IN: hydrolase activity, UDP-glucosyltransferase activity; INVOLVED IN: biological_process unknown; LOCATED IN: cellular_component unknown; EXPRESSED IN: 23 plant structures; EXPRESSED DURING: 15 growth stages; CONTAINS InterPro DOMAIN/s: Inosine/uridine-preferring nucleoside hydrolase (InterPro:IPR001910); BEST Arabidopsis thaliana protein match is: uridine-ribohydrolase 1 (TAIR:AT2G36310.1); Has 30201 Blast hits to 17322 proteins in 780 species: Archae - 12; Bacteria - 1396; Metazoa - 17338; Fungi - 3422; Plants - 5037; Viruses - 0; Other Eukaryotes - 2996 (source: NCBI BLink).), whose translation is MAIFVALNSPEVDVIGLTTIFGNVYTTLATRNALHLLEVAGRTDIPVAEGTHKTFLNDTKLRIADFVHGKDGLGNQNFPPPKGKPIEKSGPEFLVEQAKLCPGEITVVALGPLTNLALAVQLDPEFSKNVGQIVLLGGAFAVNGNVNPASEANIFGDPEAADIVFTCGADIIAVGINVTHQVIMTADDKDKLASSKGKLAQYLCKILDVYYDYHLTAYEIKGVYLHDPATILAAFLPSLFTYTEGVARVQTSGITRGLTLLYNNLKRFEEANEWSDKPTVKVAVTVDAPAVVKLIMDRLMES
- the URH2 gene encoding uridine-ribohydrolase 2 (uridine-ribohydrolase 2 (URH2); CONTAINS InterPro DOMAIN/s: Inosine/uridine-preferring nucleoside hydrolase (InterPro:IPR001910); BEST Arabidopsis thaliana protein match is: uridine-ribohydrolase 1 (TAIR:AT2G36310.1); Has 6369 Blast hits to 6297 proteins in 1349 species: Archae - 75; Bacteria - 4652; Metazoa - 179; Fungi - 246; Plants - 186; Viruses - 0; Other Eukaryotes - 1031 (source: NCBI BLink).) codes for the protein MAIGDRKKIIIDTDPGIDDAMAIFVALNSPEVDVIGLTTIFGNVYTTLATRNALHLLEVAGRTDIPVAEGTHKTFLNDTKLRIADFVHGKDGLGNQNFPPPKGKPIEKSGPEFLVEQAKLCPGEITVVALGPLTNLALAVQLDPEFSKNVGQIVLLGGAFAVNGNVNPASEANIFGDPEAADIVFTCGADIIAVGINVTHQVIMTADDKDKLASSKGKLAQYLCKILDVYYDYHLTAYEIKGVYLHDPATILAAFLPSLFTYTEGVARVQTSGITRGLTLLYNNLKRFEEANEWSDKPTVKVAVTVDAPAVVKLIMDRLMES
- a CDS encoding B3 domain protein (DUF313) (Domain of unknown function (DUF313); CONTAINS InterPro DOMAIN/s: Protein of unknown function DUF313 (InterPro:IPR005508); BEST Arabidopsis thaliana protein match is: Domain of unknown function (DUF313) (TAIR:AT2G24670.1); Has 82 Blast hits to 82 proteins in 3 species: Archae - 0; Bacteria - 0; Metazoa - 0; Fungi - 0; Plants - 82; Viruses - 0; Other Eukaryotes - 0 (source: NCBI BLink).), whose product is MGAIHDEPFTACGDETECFGGNREGSQSFHSSSTKEENLEDSYLYLVHQRSMSIFFWDERANTGVAGAVDEGKIIDFEFLNPDEKRIIEEHANKEREEGVDVILVNFDRREYMLNLRRWNMGTSPLYILVSGRYNVVKGCRLKEGNEIRIWSFHFDDQLNLAMVPLTPTESG
- the APS2 gene encoding ADP-glucose pyrophosphorylase small subunit 2 (ADP-glucose pyrophosphorylase small subunit 2 (APS2); FUNCTIONS IN: transferase activity, glucose-1-phosphate adenylyltransferase activity, nucleotidyltransferase activity; INVOLVED IN: biosynthetic process; EXPRESSED IN: 10 plant structures; EXPRESSED DURING: 4 anthesis, petal differentiation and expansion stage; CONTAINS InterPro DOMAIN/s: ADP-glucose pyrophosphorylase, conserved site (InterPro:IPR005836), Trimeric LpxA-like (InterPro:IPR011004), Nucleotidyl transferase (InterPro:IPR005835); BEST Arabidopsis thaliana protein match is: ADP glucose pyrophosphorylase 1 (TAIR:AT5G48300.1); Has 7131 Blast hits to 7129 proteins in 1626 species: Archae - 269; Bacteria - 4720; Metazoa - 15; Fungi - 23; Plants - 1553; Viruses - 0; Other Eukaryotes - 551 (source: NCBI BLink).), producing the protein MQISSSSFITKFTNLHMVRSTSDHHQWRHNYNLKQLFIPNLSVSNSQHLPLNQSVAAIVFGGGSDSELYPLTKTRSKGAIPIAANYRLIDAVISNCINSGITKIYAITQFNSTSLNSHLSKAYSGFGLGKDRFVEVIAAYQSLEDQGWFQGTADAIRRCLWVFEEFPVTEFLVLPGHHLYKMDYKMLIEDHRRSRADITIVGLSSVTDHDFGFGFMEVDSTNAVTRFTIKGQQDLISVANRTATRSDGTSSCSVPSAGIYVIGREQMVKLLRECLIKSKDLASEIIPGAISEGMKVKAHMFDGYWEDVRSIGAYYRANMESIKSYRFYDRQCPLYTMPRCLPPSSMSVAVITNSIIGDGCILDKCVIRGSVVGMRTRIADEVIVEDSIIVGSDIYEMEEDVRRKGKEKKIEIRIGIGEKSRIRRAIVDKNARIGKNVMIINRDNVEEGNREAQGYVIREGIIIILRNAVIPNDSIL
- the APS2 gene encoding ADP-glucose pyrophosphorylase small subunit 2, whose protein sequence is MQISSSSFITKFTNLHMVRSTSDHHQWRHNYNLKQLFIPNLSVSNSQHLPLNQSVAAIVFGGGSDSELYPLTKTRSKGAIPIAANYRLIDAVISNCINSGITKIYAITQFNSTSLNSHLSKAYSGFGLGKDRFVEVIAAYQSLEDQGWFQGTADAIRRCLWVFEEFPVTEFLVLPGHHLYKMDYKMLIEDHRRSRADITIVGLSSVTDHDFGFGFMEVDSTNAVTRFTIKGQQDLISVANRTATRSDGTSSCSVPSAGIYVIGREQMVKLLRECLIKSKDLASEIIPGAISEGMKVKAHMFDGYWEDVRSIGAYYRANMESIKRCRLDLNYRFYDRQCPLYTMPRCLPPSSMSVAVITNSIIGDGCILDKCVIRGSVVGMRTRIADEVIVEDSIIVGSDIYEMEEDVRRKGKEKKIEIRIGIGEKSRIRRAIVDKNARIGKNVMIINRDNVEEGNREAQGYVIREGIIIILRNAVIPNDSIL